The following are from one region of the Mesorhizobium sp. B4-1-4 genome:
- a CDS encoding CapA family protein — protein sequence MSNYPLSYKLSWLPRFLKPSLGGDASGFAPMAGTLMEPPPERTVRLAFIGDISAVANGSTPDCDPAIKALLGAADLVIGNCESPVVDRPSAVLGTKLGTHHAMSERFLAEALAAVGIAREKLVLSLANNHVLDQGVAGFEETVAALKRLGTRTIGLAADGPVQAVEAGPLSVGFAAFTLWRNADEDLFAGRVSMDSDPTGWQRDGLDLLCAVPHWDWEFRHFPRAATRALARRLAGQGVGLIAGHHAHVIQPVERIGGTVVAYGLGDFLGTAFARQPWPGRIGGIFAVDVSADEGTRGAIASYRLHPFVRLRHGDHERLVPVGALAGAMRGKVEGRLRAVFP from the coding sequence GTGTCGAACTATCCGCTCTCCTACAAACTGTCTTGGCTGCCACGATTCCTGAAACCGTCGCTCGGCGGCGACGCCAGCGGGTTTGCGCCGATGGCGGGGACGTTGATGGAGCCGCCGCCGGAGCGGACGGTGCGGCTTGCCTTCATCGGCGACATTTCGGCGGTGGCCAACGGCAGCACGCCCGACTGCGATCCGGCGATCAAGGCGCTGCTTGGCGCTGCCGATCTGGTGATCGGCAATTGCGAGAGCCCAGTCGTGGACAGGCCGAGTGCCGTGCTGGGGACAAAGCTCGGCACGCATCATGCGATGAGCGAACGGTTTCTGGCCGAGGCGCTGGCGGCGGTCGGCATCGCGCGCGAAAAACTCGTGCTGTCGCTAGCCAACAATCATGTCCTCGACCAGGGCGTCGCCGGTTTCGAGGAGACGGTGGCGGCGCTGAAGCGTCTCGGCACCCGCACCATCGGCCTGGCCGCCGACGGCCCGGTGCAAGCTGTCGAAGCCGGACCGTTGAGTGTCGGCTTCGCCGCCTTCACGCTGTGGCGCAATGCCGATGAAGATCTGTTTGCCGGGCGGGTGTCGATGGACAGCGACCCGACAGGCTGGCAGCGCGATGGCCTCGACCTCCTTTGCGCGGTACCGCATTGGGACTGGGAGTTCCGCCACTTTCCGCGCGCTGCGACGCGGGCACTGGCCAGACGCCTGGCCGGGCAGGGCGTCGGCCTGATCGCCGGCCATCACGCCCATGTGATTCAGCCGGTGGAGCGGATCGGCGGGACGGTCGTCGCCTACGGGCTCGGTGATTTCCTCGGCACCGCTTTTGCCCGCCAGCCCTGGCCGGGTCGCATTGGCGGGATTTTCGCCGTCGACGTCAGCGCCGATGAAGGGACGCGTGGTGCCATTGCGTCCTACCGGCTGCATCCCTTTGTTCGGCTGCGGCACGGAGATCATGAACGGCTGGTGCCGGTCGGGGCTTTGGCAGGTGCGATGAGGGGAAAGGTCGAGGGGCGGTTGAGGGCGGTCTTTCCATAG
- a CDS encoding winged helix-turn-helix transcriptional regulator, with amino-acid sequence MLLRHPHRTEDCRAISEILQRVGDKWTVLVVGKLGDGPLRFNELRAAVGGISQKMLTTTLRGLERDGFVTRTVFPTIPPRVDYELTELGHELLIPVSALGEWARRNTQRVKAAREKFDGVHG; translated from the coding sequence TTGTTACTGAGGCACCCGCACCGCACCGAAGACTGCCGCGCCATTTCGGAAATCCTGCAGCGTGTCGGCGACAAATGGACCGTGCTCGTGGTCGGCAAGCTTGGCGATGGGCCGCTGCGTTTCAATGAGTTGCGCGCCGCTGTCGGCGGCATCTCGCAGAAGATGCTGACCACCACCTTACGCGGCCTGGAACGCGACGGTTTCGTCACCCGCACCGTGTTCCCGACCATCCCGCCGCGCGTCGATTACGAGCTGACCGAACTCGGCCATGAACTCCTGATTCCGGTCAGCGCGCTTGGCGAATGGGCACGCAGGAATACCCAGCGCGTCAAGGCGGCACGCGAAAAATTCGACGGCGTGCATGGCTGA
- a CDS encoding DUF2778 domain-containing protein, whose protein sequence is MAFLSKKIVGDKRWDGETACDAPRASSFNPERIVRWVAVPGVGAAVSLWLVGTMVGLSSVGASLSSTSSGLPPTLSMPGSLALADPLKQHFLSSSAPFVLANAHGGAHALHDHAVQCGAGCFRLAAVSPRAEKSTRLVARAKPVPAVAPPTVKSKSQERFERMEASLSPSRLAAAFAGAGRPAAAPNARPVISSATPQITEASLVPSVQVVASLSDDMPPPAAERFARVDTGSVVVQTAPAPMGFAQSETPDNAQLALALVQSMPVEDEAFASPLPMTESSADVAVAPVETQQEQPGDAASLPDALTDDVPLPTRRPQYDAPQPKAVEQDKPAPQPRIVEQKPAPQSRTVEQKPLPQAKPVQQARQPARQGRSGDGGDALAYAKPDTPSGGLGQAFRNLFSGPSAGSGAGHGVAVYDISAKTVYMPDGQRLEAHSGLGAMVDQPRYVHVKDRGPTPPNTYNLSLRESRFHGVEAIRLTPVGGGNKYNRNGLLAHTYMLRGGRAESNGCVVFRDYARFLAAFKKGKVTRLVVVPRLSGSPTQVASDNARGA, encoded by the coding sequence ATGGCGTTCTTGAGTAAGAAAATCGTCGGGGACAAGCGTTGGGACGGCGAGACCGCCTGCGACGCGCCACGTGCCTCATCCTTCAACCCTGAACGGATCGTCCGCTGGGTGGCGGTGCCCGGCGTCGGTGCTGCCGTAAGCCTATGGCTGGTCGGCACGATGGTTGGCCTCAGCTCCGTCGGCGCTTCCCTGTCGTCGACGTCAAGCGGCCTGCCGCCGACGCTGTCCATGCCGGGCTCGCTCGCGCTCGCCGATCCGCTGAAACAACATTTCCTCAGTTCTTCGGCGCCTTTCGTGCTGGCCAACGCCCATGGCGGTGCCCATGCCCTGCATGACCATGCCGTGCAATGCGGTGCTGGCTGCTTCAGGCTCGCCGCGGTGAGCCCCCGGGCGGAGAAATCCACGCGCCTTGTGGCGCGGGCAAAGCCGGTACCTGCTGTCGCCCCGCCGACCGTCAAGTCGAAGTCGCAGGAGCGTTTCGAACGCATGGAAGCGTCGCTGTCGCCGTCCAGGCTCGCTGCGGCCTTCGCCGGCGCCGGGAGGCCGGCTGCCGCCCCCAACGCCCGTCCCGTGATTTCCAGCGCCACGCCGCAAATCACCGAGGCATCGCTGGTGCCATCCGTCCAGGTCGTGGCCAGCCTGTCGGATGACATGCCGCCCCCGGCGGCGGAGCGCTTCGCCCGTGTCGACACGGGTTCCGTTGTCGTCCAGACCGCGCCGGCGCCGATGGGTTTTGCCCAGTCGGAGACGCCCGATAACGCGCAGCTGGCGCTTGCCCTCGTCCAGTCGATGCCAGTCGAGGACGAGGCATTCGCCTCGCCGCTGCCAATGACCGAATCCTCTGCGGACGTCGCGGTTGCGCCTGTCGAGACCCAGCAGGAACAGCCCGGCGATGCTGCCTCGCTGCCGGACGCGCTCACCGACGACGTGCCGCTGCCTACCCGTCGCCCGCAATACGACGCGCCGCAGCCCAAGGCCGTGGAGCAGGACAAGCCGGCTCCACAGCCCAGGATCGTGGAGCAGAAGCCGGCTCCACAGTCCAGGACCGTAGAGCAGAAGCCGCTCCCGCAGGCCAAACCGGTCCAGCAGGCCAGACAGCCGGCCCGGCAAGGGCGGTCTGGTGATGGCGGCGACGCATTGGCCTATGCCAAGCCCGACACGCCTTCGGGCGGCCTCGGCCAGGCGTTCAGGAACCTGTTCAGCGGGCCGAGCGCCGGAAGCGGAGCCGGCCACGGCGTAGCCGTCTACGACATCTCGGCCAAGACCGTCTACATGCCGGATGGCCAGCGGCTCGAGGCGCATTCGGGCCTGGGCGCCATGGTCGACCAGCCGCGCTATGTCCACGTGAAGGATCGTGGTCCGACGCCGCCCAACACCTATAATCTGTCGCTGCGTGAGTCCCGCTTCCATGGCGTCGAGGCCATTCGCCTGACACCGGTGGGCGGCGGCAACAAATACAACCGCAACGGCCTGCTCGCCCACACCTACATGCTGCGCGGCGGCCGCGCCGAGTCCAATGGCTGCGTCGTCTTCAGGGACTATGCGCGCTTCCTCGCCGCCTTCAAGAAGGGCAAGGTCACACGACTCGTCGTAGTGCCACGCTTAAGCGGATCGCCGACCCAGGTGGCGTCGGATAACGCACGCGGCGCCTGA
- a CDS encoding DUF1344 domain-containing protein, with protein sequence MKKTLATTAALLAFLGTAYAATVQGTIQAVDPTTKSITLDDGKIYQLSPKAALGKLKVGAKVAVTVDDKTGMVTSIKKAS encoded by the coding sequence ATGAAGAAGACCCTCGCAACCACCGCCGCTCTGCTCGCCTTCCTCGGCACGGCCTATGCCGCGACCGTTCAGGGCACCATCCAGGCCGTCGATCCGACGACCAAATCGATCACCCTCGACGACGGCAAGATCTACCAGCTGTCGCCAAAAGCGGCGCTCGGGAAACTGAAGGTCGGCGCCAAGGTAGCGGTGACGGTGGACGACAAGACCGGCATGGTGACGTCGATCAAGAAGGCTTCCTAG
- a CDS encoding YegJ family protein — MKRAVRTMISLLLAFAPGLAGAQGADPGDDKTVIFAPGDPEMTAATARALARLDGFLALAEAPPSGTDRFKLKVQVRDGNVTEHFWVIPFRRTESGFVGILANQPEQVHNVVLGQNIEFTRDDISDWGYTRDGRQVGSFTVCVMFKKMSKEEADYMRGKYGFDC, encoded by the coding sequence ATGAAACGTGCAGTCCGGACCATGATATCCCTGCTGCTGGCGTTTGCTCCGGGATTGGCCGGCGCACAAGGCGCGGACCCGGGCGACGACAAAACGGTCATCTTTGCTCCGGGCGATCCGGAAATGACGGCCGCCACCGCGCGGGCGCTCGCCAGGCTCGATGGATTCCTGGCCTTGGCAGAAGCGCCTCCCTCCGGCACGGACAGGTTCAAATTGAAGGTCCAGGTGCGCGACGGCAACGTCACCGAGCACTTCTGGGTCATCCCTTTCCGCCGCACGGAAAGCGGATTTGTCGGCATATTGGCGAACCAGCCGGAGCAAGTGCACAATGTGGTGCTCGGCCAGAATATCGAGTTCACGCGGGACGATATTTCCGACTGGGGCTACACCAGGGACGGCCGCCAGGTCGGCAGCTTCACCGTCTGCGTGATGTTCAAGAAAATGTCGAAGGAAGAAGCGGACTATATGCGCGGCAAATACGGCTTCGACTGCTGA
- a CDS encoding diacylglycerol/lipid kinase family protein: MKVGVVLNPIAGGGRLKRHWPDVAAALRKHFGDFELRETQAEGDAERLAIDLAVNGFDLVIAAGGDGTASEVADGLLQAGEEGGRKTELGLLPCGTGIDFARGLGLPRAVDATLKRIAEAKARAVDAGRICYIDDHGALASRHFINIASLGLSGATDRAVNADKRKGRMSARTLFLWRTVVEFIRYRFQHVRITVDDGAPVEARMALVAVANGKFFGGGMMIAPDAELTDGQFDIVILRAAGKLKLIWDIRLLYGGRHRNHPAITILRGRKVVVEPLGDGAENGALVDIDGESPGRIPATFEILPGALTLRY, from the coding sequence TTGAAAGTCGGGGTGGTGCTCAATCCGATTGCGGGTGGCGGCCGGCTGAAACGGCATTGGCCTGATGTCGCCGCCGCGCTGAGAAAACACTTCGGCGATTTCGAGTTGCGCGAGACGCAGGCCGAGGGCGATGCCGAACGGCTGGCGATCGATCTCGCGGTGAATGGCTTCGATCTGGTGATCGCGGCCGGGGGCGACGGCACCGCCAGCGAAGTGGCCGACGGGCTGCTGCAGGCCGGCGAGGAAGGCGGGCGGAAGACCGAGCTCGGCTTGCTGCCCTGCGGCACCGGCATCGATTTCGCGCGCGGGCTCGGCCTGCCGAGGGCGGTGGATGCGACCCTGAAGCGGATCGCCGAGGCGAAGGCGAGGGCCGTCGATGCCGGCCGCATCTGCTACATCGACGACCATGGCGCGCTGGCCAGCCGTCACTTCATCAACATCGCCAGCCTCGGCCTGTCAGGCGCCACCGACCGCGCCGTCAACGCCGACAAGCGCAAGGGCAGGATGTCGGCCAGGACGCTGTTCCTGTGGCGCACCGTGGTCGAGTTCATCCGTTATCGCTTCCAGCATGTCCGGATCACCGTCGACGACGGCGCTCCGGTTGAGGCACGCATGGCGCTGGTGGCGGTGGCCAATGGAAAGTTCTTCGGCGGCGGCATGATGATCGCGCCCGATGCCGAACTGACCGACGGGCAGTTCGACATCGTCATCCTGCGCGCGGCGGGCAAGCTGAAATTGATCTGGGACATCCGCCTGCTCTATGGCGGCCGGCATCGCAACCACCCGGCGATCACCATATTGCGCGGCAGGAAAGTGGTTGTCGAACCGCTTGGCGATGGGGCAGAGAACGGTGCGCTGGTCGACATAGACGGCGAGTCGCCCGGCCGCATTCCGGCGACCTTCGAGATCCTGCCCGGCGCCCTGACGCTCAGATATTGA
- a CDS encoding NAD(P)-dependent oxidoreductase, with protein MSESYAFIGLGHLGGNLAASLVRNGFAVTVFDRDPAAIKRLVALGATAASSPAEAAARAGNAITCLPSPKVSEAVLVGPGGLLEGLPKGGTWIEMSTNGRDEIVRLAALATAKGVETLECPVTGGVHLAAAGKITALVGGDTALYERHRRAIEAMCARSFLMGPVGSAAVIKVITNMLAFIHLVAAGEALMLAKQGGLDLAQSYHAIVASSGNSFVHETESQLVLNGSYDIGFTMDLALKDLGFALGMGRDFGVPLELASRVNAIFEQGKEAYGGGAWSTQIVKLLEDTVGTDLRATGFPAKLEI; from the coding sequence GTGAGCGAAAGCTACGCCTTCATCGGCCTTGGCCATCTCGGCGGCAATCTTGCCGCCAGCCTGGTCCGCAACGGCTTCGCGGTCACCGTCTTCGACCGCGACCCTGCCGCGATCAAGCGCCTTGTCGCGCTCGGCGCCACCGCCGCCAGCAGCCCTGCCGAGGCCGCCGCCCGCGCCGGCAATGCCATCACCTGCCTGCCCTCGCCCAAGGTCAGTGAAGCGGTGCTGGTCGGCCCCGGCGGATTGCTGGAAGGTCTGCCCAAGGGCGGCACCTGGATCGAGATGTCGACCAATGGCCGTGACGAGATCGTGCGCCTCGCCGCCCTCGCCACCGCCAAAGGCGTCGAGACGTTGGAATGCCCGGTCACCGGCGGCGTGCATCTGGCGGCGGCGGGCAAGATCACCGCGCTGGTCGGCGGCGATACGGCGCTCTACGAGCGCCACCGCCGGGCCATCGAGGCAATGTGCGCGCGGTCCTTCCTGATGGGCCCGGTCGGCTCGGCGGCGGTGATCAAGGTGATCACCAACATGCTGGCCTTCATCCATCTCGTCGCCGCCGGCGAGGCATTGATGCTGGCCAAGCAAGGCGGACTCGACCTCGCCCAGTCCTATCATGCCATCGTCGCCTCCTCCGGCAACAGCTTCGTCCATGAGACCGAAAGCCAGCTCGTTCTCAACGGTTCCTACGATATCGGCTTCACCATGGACCTGGCGTTGAAGGACCTTGGCTTCGCGCTCGGCATGGGCAGGGACTTCGGCGTGCCGCTCGAGCTGGCCTCGCGCGTCAACGCGATTTTCGAGCAAGGCAAGGAAGCCTATGGCGGCGGAGCCTGGTCGACCCAGATCGTCAAGCTGCTCGAGGACACTGTTGGTACGGACCTGCGCGCGACCGGTTTCCCGGCCAAGCTGGAGATATGA
- a CDS encoding mandelate racemase/muconate lactonizing enzyme family protein, translating to MKITDVKTWVVGNPPPGIGGKYFIFVKLTTDGGVVGYGEAYNATFSAHVTARMVEDMAERYLVGRDPHDVENFFRRAYSSGFTQRPDVSGMGCFSALEMACWDIIGKEANKPVYKLLGGQVHETLRSYTYLYPHTGSVHSEDAPDGRNVYNDPDLAAACALEYVEQGFNAVKLDPAGPYTAFDGHQPRLLDIDVSTRMIRAIREAVGTRADILFGTHGQFTASGALRLARAIEPYDPLWFEEPVPPDMPEVMAQVARGTSIPIATGERLTTKSEFARVIENRAATILQPDLGRSGGILETKKIAAMAEAYHIQVAPHCYCGPLVGAANIQLAVTLPNFLILESLKQWDGFHATLLKKKIEWQDGNVIPSKEPGLGVELNEDVCDAHPYTGKDLHLQMMQTPLMP from the coding sequence ATGAAGATCACCGACGTCAAGACCTGGGTTGTCGGCAACCCGCCGCCCGGCATCGGCGGCAAGTATTTCATCTTCGTCAAGCTGACCACCGATGGCGGCGTGGTCGGTTACGGCGAGGCCTACAACGCCACCTTCTCCGCCCATGTCACGGCCAGGATGGTCGAGGACATGGCCGAGCGTTATCTCGTCGGCCGCGATCCGCACGACGTCGAGAACTTCTTCCGCCGCGCCTATTCCTCGGGCTTCACCCAGCGCCCCGACGTGTCCGGAATGGGCTGTTTTTCCGCGCTCGAAATGGCCTGCTGGGACATTATCGGCAAGGAGGCGAACAAGCCCGTCTACAAGCTGCTCGGCGGCCAGGTGCACGAGACGCTGCGCTCCTACACCTATCTCTACCCGCACACCGGCAGCGTTCATTCCGAGGATGCGCCGGACGGCAGGAATGTCTACAACGATCCCGATCTGGCGGCGGCCTGCGCGCTCGAATATGTCGAGCAGGGTTTTAACGCCGTCAAGCTCGACCCGGCCGGCCCCTATACCGCCTTCGACGGCCACCAGCCGCGCCTGCTCGACATCGATGTCTCCACCCGCATGATCAGGGCGATTCGCGAGGCGGTCGGCACCCGCGCCGACATATTGTTCGGCACGCATGGCCAGTTCACGGCATCCGGCGCACTACGGCTCGCCCGCGCCATCGAGCCCTACGATCCGCTGTGGTTCGAGGAGCCGGTGCCGCCCGACATGCCCGAAGTGATGGCGCAGGTCGCGCGCGGCACTTCCATCCCGATCGCCACCGGCGAGCGGCTGACGACCAAGTCTGAATTCGCCCGCGTCATCGAGAACCGCGCCGCGACCATCCTGCAACCGGACCTTGGCCGCTCCGGCGGCATCCTCGAAACCAAGAAGATCGCGGCGATGGCCGAGGCCTACCACATCCAGGTCGCGCCGCACTGCTATTGCGGACCGCTGGTCGGTGCGGCCAACATCCAGCTTGCAGTGACGCTGCCCAACTTCCTCATCCTCGAATCCCTGAAGCAGTGGGACGGTTTCCACGCCACGCTGCTGAAGAAGAAGATCGAGTGGCAGGATGGCAATGTCATTCCGTCGAAGGAGCCAGGCCTCGGCGTCGAGCTCAACGAGGATGTCTGCGATGCGCATCCCTACACCGGCAAGGACCTGCATCTGCAGATGATGCAGACACCGCTGATGCCGTGA
- a CDS encoding phosphoribosylaminoimidazolesuccinocarboxamide synthase: MRTLSDAFIPELPGHYKGKVRENYDLADGRRIIIATDRLSAFDIILTSIPFKGQILTQTARYWFEETADICPNHVLEYPDPNVVVGTRLDILPVEIVVRGYLAGTTNTSILTRYKRGERDMYGLRLPDGSRDNEKLAEPVITPTSKAADGGHDEPLSRAEIIEQGLLTKGQWDVVSSYALRLFARGQARAAERGLILADTKYEFGTDRNGKIILADEIHTPDSSRYWIAASYEQALASGTRPESFDKDFIRSWVAARCDPYKDPIPMIPDEIVEQASRVYVQAYEAITGKAFVPDVSGNSVLDRIRSNLARYF; encoded by the coding sequence ATGCGGACCCTGTCGGATGCTTTCATTCCCGAGCTGCCGGGCCACTACAAGGGCAAGGTCCGCGAGAATTACGACCTGGCCGATGGGCGGCGCATCATCATCGCCACCGACCGCCTCAGCGCCTTCGACATCATCCTGACCTCGATCCCGTTCAAGGGCCAGATACTGACCCAGACAGCCCGCTACTGGTTCGAGGAAACAGCCGATATCTGCCCGAACCATGTGCTCGAATATCCCGATCCCAATGTCGTTGTCGGCACGCGGCTCGACATCCTGCCGGTCGAGATCGTCGTGCGTGGCTACCTGGCCGGGACCACCAACACCTCGATCCTGACCCGCTACAAGCGCGGCGAGCGGGACATGTATGGACTGCGCCTGCCGGACGGGTCGCGCGACAATGAGAAGCTGGCCGAGCCGGTCATCACGCCGACGAGCAAGGCGGCGGATGGCGGCCATGACGAGCCGTTGTCCAGGGCCGAGATCATCGAACAGGGCCTGCTCACGAAGGGGCAGTGGGATGTCGTTTCGAGCTACGCGTTGAGGCTGTTCGCTCGCGGCCAGGCACGCGCCGCCGAGCGCGGCCTGATCCTCGCCGACACGAAATACGAATTCGGCACCGACAGGAACGGCAAAATCATCCTGGCCGACGAAATCCACACGCCCGACAGCAGTCGCTACTGGATCGCGGCGAGTTACGAACAGGCGCTGGCAAGCGGCACGCGGCCGGAGAGCTTCGACAAGGATTTCATCCGCTCGTGGGTGGCGGCGCGCTGCGATCCCTACAAGGATCCGATCCCGATGATTCCCGACGAGATCGTCGAACAGGCCTCCAGGGTCTATGTACAGGCCTATGAGGCGATCACGGGCAAGGCATTCGTTCCCGACGTGTCAGGAAATTCCGTGCTCGATCGCATCCGCTCGAACCTCGCGCGCTACTTCTAA
- a CDS encoding GMC family oxidoreductase gives MQTYDFIIVGSGSAGSVLADKLSASGRFSVLVLEAGGSDRRFYVQMPLGYGKTFFDPKVNWNYKPEPDPGLGGNVDHWPRGKLLGGSSSINAMVWIRGAREDFDDWRDAGNPGWGYDDLLPAFKALEDNEAGADKWRGTGGPLHITDTTKAVHPLTKRYLAAGQQAGLPLNPDFNGAAQEGVGIYQISTRNGRRMSAARAFLRPAMKRGNVRVETNALASRILFEGKRAVGIEYLQNGQTKTARAGREVILSTGSINSPQLLQLSGIGPSALLKQLGIPVVHANENVGANLQDHVGINYTFKGKVPTLNQILRPWWGKLLVGMQYILTRSGPLSLSMNHGGGFFRTDPAFSRPNMQLYFQAFSTIIPKSGERPILTPDPWPGFSIGLSNCRPSSRGEIMIRSSNPLDYPKIVANAYSTNADVDEMLAAVKFVRKIASMPAMAEIIAEEVLPGPSIQSDADLITDFRKRSGTVYHPVSTCRMGPDPSRAVVDPRLKVHGLEGLRIIDASIFPDNITGNTNAASVMTGWKGAELVLEDHK, from the coding sequence ATGCAGACTTATGATTTCATTATCGTCGGCTCCGGCTCGGCCGGCTCGGTGCTCGCCGACAAACTGTCGGCTTCGGGCCGCTTCTCGGTGCTGGTGCTCGAAGCCGGAGGCAGTGACCGGCGCTTCTACGTGCAGATGCCGCTGGGCTACGGCAAGACCTTCTTCGACCCCAAGGTCAACTGGAACTACAAGCCCGAGCCCGACCCCGGCCTTGGCGGCAATGTCGACCACTGGCCGCGCGGCAAGCTGCTCGGCGGCTCGAGCTCGATCAACGCCATGGTGTGGATCCGGGGCGCACGCGAGGATTTCGACGACTGGCGCGACGCCGGCAATCCCGGCTGGGGTTACGACGATTTGCTGCCGGCCTTCAAGGCGCTCGAGGACAATGAGGCCGGCGCCGACAAATGGCGCGGCACCGGCGGCCCGCTGCACATCACCGACACCACGAAGGCCGTCCACCCGCTGACGAAGCGCTATCTCGCCGCCGGCCAGCAGGCCGGCCTGCCGCTCAATCCTGACTTCAACGGCGCGGCCCAGGAAGGCGTCGGCATCTACCAGATCTCGACCAGGAACGGCCGCCGCATGTCGGCGGCCCGCGCCTTCCTGCGCCCGGCGATGAAGCGCGGCAATGTCCGCGTCGAGACCAACGCGCTGGCAAGCCGCATCCTGTTCGAAGGCAAGCGCGCTGTCGGCATCGAATATCTTCAGAACGGCCAGACGAAAACGGCCCGCGCCGGCCGCGAGGTGATTCTTTCCACCGGCTCGATCAACTCGCCGCAGCTTTTGCAGCTCTCCGGCATCGGACCCTCGGCGCTGCTCAAGCAGTTGGGCATCCCGGTCGTTCATGCCAACGAGAATGTCGGCGCCAATCTGCAGGACCATGTCGGCATCAACTACACCTTCAAGGGCAAGGTGCCGACGCTGAACCAGATCCTGCGGCCCTGGTGGGGCAAGCTGCTCGTCGGCATGCAGTACATCCTCACCCGTTCCGGCCCGCTGTCGCTGTCGATGAACCATGGCGGCGGCTTCTTCCGCACCGACCCTGCCTTCTCGCGCCCCAACATGCAGCTCTATTTCCAGGCCTTCTCGACCATAATTCCAAAGAGCGGCGAGCGTCCGATCCTGACGCCAGATCCCTGGCCGGGCTTCTCCATCGGCCTGTCCAACTGCCGCCCGTCGAGCCGTGGCGAGATCATGATCCGCTCCAGCAACCCGCTGGATTACCCAAAAATCGTCGCCAACGCCTATTCGACCAATGCGGACGTCGACGAAATGCTGGCGGCGGTGAAATTCGTGCGCAAGATCGCCTCGATGCCGGCCATGGCCGAGATCATCGCCGAAGAGGTCCTGCCCGGCCCTTCGATCCAGTCCGACGCCGACCTGATCACGGATTTCCGGAAGCGCTCCGGCACCGTCTATCACCCGGTTTCGACCTGCCGCATGGGCCCCGATCCCTCGCGCGCCGTCGTCGATCCGCGCCTCAAGGTGCACGGGCTCGAAGGCCTGCGCATCATCGACGCCTCGATTTTCCCGGACAACATCACCGGCAACACCAACGCCGCCTCCGTCATGACCGGATGGAAGGGCGCCGAACTGGTTCTGGAGGACCACAAATGA
- a CDS encoding acyl-CoA thioesterase, whose protein sequence is MVQYADGRPIGDLTLRTLAMPSDANAAGDIFGGWVMAQMDLACGIRAAERARGRVVTAAVKEMSFAKPMKIGDTLCIYTHVERVGRTSMTLKVEAWAQRYLSDLMEKVTHADFVMVALDGEGKPKAVPAES, encoded by the coding sequence ATGGTGCAATACGCGGATGGACGGCCGATCGGAGACCTGACGCTGCGCACGCTCGCCATGCCCTCGGACGCCAATGCGGCCGGCGACATCTTCGGCGGCTGGGTGATGGCGCAGATGGACCTTGCCTGCGGCATCCGCGCCGCCGAGCGGGCCAGGGGGCGCGTGGTGACGGCGGCGGTCAAGGAGATGTCCTTCGCCAAGCCGATGAAGATCGGCGACACGCTGTGCATCTACACCCATGTCGAACGCGTCGGCCGCACCTCGATGACGCTCAAGGTCGAGGCCTGGGCGCAGCGCTATCTCTCCGACCTGATGGAAAAGGTGACGCACGCCGATTTCGTCATGGTGGCGCTGGACGGCGAGGGCAAGCCGAAGGCGGTGCCCGCCGAGAGTTGA